In Cheilinus undulatus linkage group 14, ASM1832078v1, whole genome shotgun sequence, the genomic stretch ATTTAACGTCCCTCCAGCTTTGAAATGTAGTGCATGCTGGCCAAAACTTGATCAATCCACAGACACCAGTTCAACCTCAAAAATCAGCTTTGCATTGGGCGGAATTCTGGTGAAGCTGGAGTTAAGGAGAAATCGATGATTTATGGAAAAATTTTCATTAAAGCATACTGTTAAAATGTGTACATGACATGCAAAGTAAACACATCTGAAGAGAAGGATACTTGGAGTCAGGGAGACCCTTTTTTCCATAGGCCCACTCTGGTTCAATCTCCAGTCGGGCTGTTTCACCCTTGCTCATTGTCAGAAGGGCCTCGTCCCACTATGAAAGAGAAACATAACAGATGATGCATAGTGAAGAAATGAGCCATGACAGAAATACACATGCAGTTAAAAGGCAACTCACTCCTCTGATGACTTTGCCCATGCCCACTTTGAAGGTCAGTGGTTTAGTCTGCTTCTTCTTTCTAGCTGCTGTAGAGACAACAGTGATAGTTGACCATCATACTGCTTCTACTGTTCACAGTCGAGTTACACTTGAAGCTTAAACTCAAACATACTTGGGGGAATATTTGTGTCAAACACAGTTCCATCCTCCAAAGAGCCAGTGTACCAGCAGCCCACAGTGTCGCCTTTCTTTGGGAAGTTTTCTTTGTCACCTTTCTTCAGCACTGACTTTGTGTACTTGGGCGGACCCTTCAAGATATAGTACATAATAGTTGCTAAGCACACACAGTAAATATTGAAACAACCAACATCCTGAATTTAATATGTTGGATCAGTACCTCATCTATGACTTCTGTCTTGA encodes the following:
- the fkbp3 gene encoding peptidyl-prolyl cis-trans isomerase FKBP3; its protein translation is MAEEPTREWSDEQLKSDDLPKKDIIKFIQDNAAHSFLNEHKLLGNIKNVAKTAKKEQLIVAYNALFESKRFKGTEPVEVVTEQVKAVKIEEKPKEVKTEVIDEGPPKYTKSVLKKGDKENFPKKGDTVGCWYTGSLEDGTVFDTNIPPTARKKKQTKPLTFKVGMGKVIRGWDEALLTMSKGETARLEIEPEWAYGKKGLPDSKIPPNAKLIFEVELVSVD